A stretch of the Medicago truncatula cultivar Jemalong A17 chromosome 5, MtrunA17r5.0-ANR, whole genome shotgun sequence genome encodes the following:
- the LOC11422634 gene encoding protein NRT1/ PTR FAMILY 2.13, whose product MSAEDNRTNLSDFPSSTIEKEPNYEKHGKKKPGGWKAMPFILGNESFERLAAFGLLANFMVYLTREFHLEQVHASNILNIWGGISNFAPLLGAFISDTYTGRFKTIAFASFFSLLGMTAVTLTAWLPKLQPPSCTPQQQALNQCVTANSSQVGFLFMGLIFLSIGSSGIRPCSIPFGVDQFDPTTEEGKKGINSFFNWYYTSFTVVLLFTQTVIVYIQDSVSWKFGFAIPTLCMLFSIILFFIGTKIYVHVKPEGSIFSSIAQVLVASFKKRKVKLPNEKHVDGIFYDPPLIGKAILSKLPPTNQFRVLDKAALVMEGDLNPDGTIVNQWNLVSIQQVEEVKCLARTLPIWAAGILGFTAMAQQGTFIVSQAMKMDRHLGPKFQIPAGSLGVISLIVIGLWVPFYDRICVPSLRKITKNEGGITLLQRIGIGMVFSIISMIVAGLVEKVRRDVANSNPTPQGIAPMSVMWLFPQLVLMGFCEAFNIIGLIEFFNRQFPDHMRSIANALFSCSFALANYVSSILVITVHSVTKTHNHPDWLTNNINEGRLDYFYYLLAGVGVLNLVYFLYVSQRYHYKGSVDIQEKPMDVELGSKGELDYHPKKYEDSK is encoded by the exons ATGAGTGCAGAAGATAATAGAACAAACCTCTCTgactttccttcttcaacaatAGAAAAGGAACCAAACTATGAAAAACATGGCAAGAAGAAACCTGGAGGATGGAAGGCCATGCCTTTTATTTTAG GAAATGAATCGTTTGAGAGGTTAGCAGCATTTGGTTTGTTAGCTAACTTTATGGTGTATTTGACAAGAGAGTTTCATTTGGAGCAAGTTCATGCATCAAACATTCTAAACATATGGGGTGGTATTTCAAACTTTGCACCTTTACTTGGAGCCTTCATTTCTGATACCTACACAGGTCGCTTCAAGACTATAGCTTTTGCTTCCTTTTTCTCACTATTG GGTATGACAGCAGTGACATTAACAGCATGGCTACCAAAATTACAACCTCCATCTTGCACACCTCAACAACAAGCACTGAATCAATGTGTTACTGCAAACTCATCTCAAGTTGGTTTTCTATTCATGGGACTTATATTTCTAAGCATAGGTTCTTCAGGTATAAGACCATGCAGCATACCTTTTGGTGTTGACCAATTTGACCCTACaacagaagaaggaaaaaaagggATCAATAGTTTCTTTAATTGGTACTATACATCATTTACAGTGGTATTGTTATTCACTCAAACAGTGATTGTTTACATCCAAGACTCAGTTAGTTGGAAATTTGGTTTTGCTATACCAACTTTGTGCATGTTGTTTTCCATAATTTTGTTCTTTATTGGAACAAAGATTTATGTGCATGTGAAGCCAGAAGGAAGCATTTTTTCTAGTATTGCACAAGTTTTAGTGGCttcttttaaaaagagaaaagtgaagCTTCCAAATGAGAAACATGTTGATGGGATTTTTTATGATCCTCCATTAATTGGGAAAGCTATTTTGTCAAAACTACCTCCAACCAACCAATTCAG GGTTTTGGATAAAGCTGCTCTAGTAATGGAGGGTGATTTAAATCCAGATGGAACCATCGTAAATCAATGGAACCTTGTGAGCATCCAACAAGTAGAAGAGGTAAAATGCTTAGCAAGAACATTACCAATTTGGGCGGCCGGTATCCTAGGTTTCACTGCGATGGCGCAACAAGGAACATTTATTGTATCACAAGCCATGAAAATGGACCGACACCTCGGACCAAAATTCCAAATCCCAGCCGGTTCACTCGGAGTCATATCGTTGATCGTCATAGGCCTATGGGTCCCATTCTACGACCGGATATGCGTGCCATCACtaagaaaaattacaaagaatgaAGGAGGAATCACTCTCCTTCAAAGAATTGGAATTGGCATGGTGTTCTCCATTATATCAATGATTGTAGCTGGTTTGGTTGAAAAAGTTAGAAGAGATGTAGCAAATTCTAATCCAACTCCACAAGGAATTGCTCCTATGTCAGTAATGTGGCTATTCCCACAATTGGTCTTGATGGGTTTTTGTGAAGCATTCAACATAATTGGATTAATTGAGTTCTTCAATAGACAATTCCCTGATCATATGAGAAGCATTGCTAATGCTTTGTTCTCTTGTTCTTTTGCTTTGGCTAATTATGTTAGTAGCATATTAGTCATCACTGTTCATAGTGTTACTAAAACACATAACCATCCAGATTGGTTAACAAATAATATCAATGAAGGAAGGCTAGATTACTTTTACTACCTTCTAGCTGGGGTTGGAGTTCTCAACTTGGTTTACTTTTTGTATGTTTCTCAAAGATATCATTACAAAGGAAGTGTTGATATCCAAGAGAAACCTATGGATGTGGAGTTAGGTTCAAAAGGAGAACTAGATTATCATCCAAAGAAGTATGAAGATTCTAAATAG